The following proteins are co-located in the Flammeovirga kamogawensis genome:
- a CDS encoding sensor histidine kinase: protein MKVKYIFLELKKSKNKALIGLFFTFLTVSIFLINAGYYSSDEYDSFVQDRIEQISKNADDVIFEIKANIKSDNENILDFQALLNESIYPVYIYKKGVLSFWSDNNLKLKYLEDKLYSYFVEDVIQKDDSFYYVRKSNIMVYNQDYEIFVIIPLVIQRDNVTSLIPNYVNEFVFGTKEMPRLAKFNITTNYKSIYTKLNKFLFALDVSQNRSVELIPWSYFVMSIIIGVLFLLSALSTFVTNYINRGYSIFPMLTIFILGVISLHAIVADVLSSNIIKYEYNILDKIDDSVLSQWDSLGIIFLDILFAILIFRWLSRNFTSLFSIKSIYLLDKKYKIAISVVLIVSFFFIVAGFEEIFIHVSAKAGDLSLKFSLLDITVPEIFAQVIIISGFILMGLIAHLFFKLICWALDFYSKSLAMLISIVIIFGFQLGYDTFNILLINIIAIFVGITLLLDTPKYLSIGKFPAVMYLMSLIVFFSLLGAFITENLQIRNDEVFKQKFASKLTENDALLRAYLQETINGVKNDNQIIDAMAFLNKGRAAIATKSIKNDLTEWFGNRFDVKINISFDNGQTLNNENSYQQLKDNFYEKQKPKYGLNSKMNLQQGTFSYLCDIPIVDRFEKTDTLGFCLIALYPKSLTGKSFKSTILDEDFDINFRQEEYSYAIFYRQELIFSSGDYNYSNSFLKETYSKDRENLVSSVEYKGYEHLMLPGSNNRIVVISSKRFAFIDYFKSFSAYFTVLIILIFTIFNMVNYYRNPNEYRRSFSTKVQLYLNAAIFLPLLILAFVMGSVMVNSTKNDVQRQYLEKGQTVASNLFQDNEINKLYSNDDNLKLDVLIDELSNVMQADIRFYNRRGKLKAASDIEIFDENLLSKEINPKAYIAIMQNKQTRLVLKERIGNLEYNTSYIGIKAFNTGRVMGVVSIPFFKSLHKFDDRSIEVITTIMMIFSILFLTLLPIVHYAALSLLNPIKLIIPELNRITLSKKNEPITYTANDEFGQLVGEYNKMLAKLEESKKELDRSQRESAWRDVAKQVAHEIKNPLTPMKLYLQQLERVAKSDENPKLMKATKMLINQVDTLSGIVTSFSSFATMPVPKRETFNISKVIRENIMLLSSKTDIHFSDTQIGHDVMVEGDEKLTARILNNLMLNGIQAAKDDVPSKIIVDLYENGEKAIVTIIDNGMGIPEDVQNKVFVPNFTTKETGSGIGLAVAKRGVEQMGGSIWFETKELEGSSFFVEFLMTEIE from the coding sequence ATGAAAGTAAAATATATTTTTTTAGAACTGAAAAAGAGTAAAAATAAAGCTTTAATAGGGCTTTTCTTTACCTTTTTAACGGTTTCAATTTTTTTAATTAACGCAGGTTATTATTCATCCGATGAATATGATTCTTTTGTTCAAGATAGAATTGAACAAATATCTAAAAATGCAGATGATGTAATATTTGAAATTAAAGCAAATATTAAATCTGATAATGAGAATATTTTAGATTTTCAGGCTTTACTGAATGAGAGTATTTATCCTGTTTATATTTATAAAAAAGGCGTATTAAGCTTTTGGTCTGATAATAACTTAAAACTTAAATATCTAGAAGATAAACTGTATAGTTACTTTGTTGAGGATGTAATTCAGAAGGATGATTCTTTTTATTATGTGAGAAAATCTAATATCATGGTTTATAATCAAGATTATGAGATTTTTGTGATCATTCCACTAGTTATTCAAAGGGATAATGTTACTTCATTAATACCTAATTATGTAAATGAATTTGTCTTTGGTACAAAGGAAATGCCTAGACTAGCAAAATTTAATATAACCACCAACTATAAATCAATTTACACAAAACTGAATAAGTTTTTATTTGCCTTAGATGTATCTCAAAATAGATCTGTTGAATTAATTCCATGGAGTTATTTTGTAATGTCTATTATAATTGGCGTATTATTTTTGTTGTCAGCGTTAAGTACATTCGTTACCAATTACATTAATAGGGGATACTCTATTTTTCCAATGCTAACAATATTTATATTAGGTGTTATTTCTTTACATGCTATTGTCGCAGATGTTTTATCTAGTAATATCATAAAGTACGAGTATAATATTCTAGATAAAATAGATGACTCAGTACTATCTCAATGGGATTCTTTGGGTATAATTTTCTTGGATATACTTTTTGCAATCTTAATATTCAGATGGTTAAGTAGGAACTTCACAAGTTTATTTTCAATTAAATCTATCTACCTTTTAGATAAGAAATATAAGATTGCTATTAGTGTAGTCTTGATAGTGAGCTTTTTCTTTATTGTTGCTGGGTTCGAAGAAATATTTATTCATGTATCTGCAAAAGCTGGAGATTTATCTTTAAAATTTAGCCTTTTAGATATTACAGTTCCAGAAATATTTGCTCAAGTAATTATTATTTCAGGTTTTATTTTGATGGGACTTATAGCTCATCTGTTTTTTAAATTGATATGTTGGGCATTAGATTTTTATAGTAAATCATTAGCAATGCTAATATCGATTGTAATCATATTTGGATTTCAATTAGGTTATGATACGTTTAATATTTTACTAATTAATATTATTGCCATTTTTGTTGGAATTACGCTTTTGTTAGATACTCCAAAGTATTTATCGATAGGGAAATTTCCTGCCGTAATGTATTTAATGTCATTAATTGTATTCTTTTCTCTTCTCGGTGCATTTATTACTGAGAACCTTCAGATTCGAAATGATGAAGTTTTTAAACAAAAATTCGCCTCTAAATTAACTGAAAATGATGCATTATTAAGAGCTTATTTGCAAGAAACAATAAATGGAGTTAAAAATGATAATCAGATTATTGATGCAATGGCCTTTTTGAATAAAGGTAGAGCTGCCATTGCAACAAAATCAATAAAGAATGATTTAACGGAATGGTTCGGGAATCGTTTTGATGTTAAGATAAATATATCATTTGATAATGGACAAACGCTGAATAACGAGAACTCTTATCAGCAATTAAAAGATAATTTCTACGAGAAACAGAAGCCCAAATATGGTTTGAATTCAAAAATGAATTTACAGCAAGGTACTTTTAGTTATTTATGTGATATACCAATTGTTGATAGGTTCGAAAAGACAGATACATTAGGCTTTTGCTTAATTGCATTATATCCTAAATCCCTTACAGGAAAATCTTTTAAATCTACTATTCTAGATGAAGACTTTGATATAAACTTTAGGCAAGAAGAATACTCATATGCTATTTTCTATAGACAGGAATTAATTTTTAGTTCAGGTGATTATAATTATTCAAATAGTTTTTTAAAAGAGACATATTCAAAAGATAGAGAAAACTTAGTAAGTAGTGTAGAGTACAAAGGTTATGAACATTTAATGTTACCTGGTTCTAATAACAGAATTGTAGTCATTTCATCAAAAAGATTTGCATTTATAGATTATTTTAAAAGTTTCTCAGCCTATTTTACGGTGCTTATTATATTGATATTTACCATTTTCAATATGGTAAATTATTACAGGAACCCAAATGAATACCGTAGGTCATTTTCTACAAAAGTACAGCTATATTTAAATGCGGCTATCTTTCTGCCTCTTTTAATATTGGCGTTTGTTATGGGTTCTGTTATGGTAAACTCAACTAAGAATGACGTACAAAGACAATATTTAGAAAAAGGACAAACAGTAGCGAGTAATCTGTTTCAGGATAATGAAATAAATAAATTATATTCTAATGATGATAATCTAAAGTTAGATGTTCTTATTGATGAATTATCAAATGTAATGCAAGCAGATATTCGTTTTTATAATAGAAGAGGTAAACTAAAAGCAGCGTCAGATATCGAAATATTTGATGAGAACTTACTGAGTAAAGAGATTAATCCAAAGGCGTATATTGCAATAATGCAAAATAAGCAAACTAGATTAGTGTTAAAAGAACGTATAGGTAATCTAGAATACAATACATCATATATTGGTATAAAAGCATTTAATACAGGTAGAGTAATGGGGGTAGTAAGTATTCCTTTCTTTAAATCATTACATAAATTTGATGATAGATCTATTGAAGTAATTACTACAATTATGATGATTTTCTCAATTTTGTTTTTGACTTTACTTCCAATTGTACATTATGCAGCATTATCATTGTTAAACCCTATTAAGCTGATTATTCCCGAATTAAATAGGATTACTTTAAGTAAAAAGAATGAACCAATTACATATACAGCAAATGATGAATTTGGTCAGTTAGTTGGTGAGTATAATAAAATGCTTGCAAAATTAGAAGAATCAAAAAAAGAACTTGATAGATCACAAAGAGAAAGTGCTTGGAGAGATGTAGCAAAACAGGTAGCACATGAAATTAAAAATCCTCTAACACCAATGAAACTCTATTTACAACAATTGGAAAGAGTTGCAAAATCGGATGAAAATCCAAAGTTAATGAAAGCTACAAAGATGCTTATTAATCAGGTAGATACATTAAGTGGTATTGTAACATCTTTCTCGTCTTTTGCTACAATGCCTGTTCCTAAAAGAGAAACATTCAATATTTCAAAAGTGATTAGAGAAAATATTATGTTACTTTCTAGTAAAACTGATATTCATTTTTCTGATACACAAATTGGACACGATGTAATGGTAGAAGGGGATGAGAAATTAACAGCAAGAATTTTAAATAATTTAATGCTTAATGGTATTCAAGCTGCCAAAGATGATGTTCCATCTAAAATAATTGTTGATTTATATGAGAATGGCGAAAAAGCAATTGTAACCATTATAGATAATGGAATGGGTATACCTGAAGATGTTCAGAATAAAGTTTTTGTTCCTAACTTTACCACCAAAGAAACTGGCTCAGGAATTGGTTTAGCAGTAGCGAAAAGAGGTGTAGAACAAATGGGTGGAAGTATTTGGTTTGAAACTAAAGAGTTAGAGGGGTCTTCATTCTTTGTAGAATTTCTAATGACAGAAATAGAATAA
- a CDS encoding DUF420 domain-containing protein — METTDKKRNDKLPLIIIGIVSILIPIVVALLLFIPQTGKLGDLDVSFLPRLNAVINFSSAIALILGYYFVKKKQIDMHKLMMTVAFVLGGIFLVSYVVYHFQGGHTVFGDVNHDGVLSAVEKENLGLMRTFYLVILLSHILLSAGVVPLVLLAIYFAITDQINKHKRIVKFTYPVWLYVAITGVVVYLMISPYYI; from the coding sequence ATGGAAACTACTGACAAAAAACGAAATGATAAATTACCTTTAATAATTATTGGTATTGTATCTATTTTAATTCCGATAGTTGTAGCACTTTTACTATTTATACCACAAACAGGTAAATTAGGAGATTTAGATGTTTCTTTTTTACCACGTTTAAACGCAGTTATTAACTTTTCTTCTGCAATAGCTCTAATTCTTGGTTACTATTTTGTAAAAAAGAAACAAATAGATATGCACAAGTTAATGATGACTGTAGCATTTGTTTTAGGAGGAATATTCTTAGTTTCTTATGTAGTATACCATTTTCAAGGTGGACATACAGTCTTTGGTGATGTAAACCATGATGGCGTATTATCTGCTGTTGAAAAAGAAAACTTAGGATTAATGAGAACCTTCTATTTGGTTATTTTATTGTCTCATATTTTACTTTCAGCAGGAGTTGTGCCCTTGGTATTATTGGCAATATATTTTGCAATAACTGACCAAATAAATAAACATAAGAGAATAGTTAAATTTACATATCCCGTTTGGTTATATGTAGCAATAACAGGTGTAGTTGTTTACTTGATGATTAGTCCATATTATATCTAA
- a CDS encoding cytochrome c oxidase subunit 3 produces the protein MSSTTTLTNPKLSEWDGGQRPMKATYGKLMMWFFLVSDAFTFASLLIAYGVVRFMHPAYEGAYSQFEFATSSDNFYWPIPEKVFNAFPGLHGVDAPLMFVGLMTFILILSSVTMVLAVEAGERKSKAEVEKWMLWTIVGGVTFLGCQAWEWSHFIHGTDEGVIRDGVQIFGANLHVNQYGPQLFADFFFFITGFHGVHVTSGVIINIVIFYNVVMGTYEERGSYEMIEKGGLYWHFVDLVWVFVFTFFYLV, from the coding sequence ATGTCATCAACTACAACTTTGACAAATCCTAAACTCTCTGAGTGGGACGGTGGACAAAGACCAATGAAAGCAACCTATGGAAAACTAATGATGTGGTTTTTCCTTGTTTCAGATGCTTTTACATTTGCGTCTTTATTAATAGCATACGGAGTAGTTCGTTTTATGCACCCTGCATATGAAGGAGCATATTCTCAATTCGAATTTGCTACTAGCTCGGATAATTTTTATTGGCCAATACCAGAAAAAGTATTTAATGCTTTTCCTGGATTACACGGAGTAGATGCTCCATTAATGTTTGTTGGTTTAATGACATTTATCTTAATTCTTTCATCAGTAACTATGGTACTAGCTGTAGAAGCAGGCGAAAGAAAGTCTAAAGCTGAGGTTGAAAAATGGATGCTATGGACAATTGTAGGAGGTGTAACTTTCTTAGGTTGTCAAGCTTGGGAATGGTCTCACTTTATACATGGTACAGACGAAGGTGTTATTAGAGATGGTGTTCAGATTTTTGGAGCAAACTTACATGTCAACCAATACGGTCCTCAGTTGTTCGCAGATTTCTTCTTCTTTATTACAGGTTTCCACGGTGTTCACGTAACAAGTGGTGTTATTATTAATATTGTAATTTTCTACAATGTTGTAATGGGTACTTATGAAGAGAGAGGATCTTATGAAATGATTGAGAAAGGTGGCTTATACTGGCACTTTGTCGATCTAGTATGGGTGTTTGTATTTACATTCTTCTACTTAGTCTAA
- the purB gene encoding adenylosuccinate lyase, protein MELNELTAVSPIDGRYRSKTSSLSNYFSEFALIRYRVWVEIEYFIALCESPLPQLKDFDKSLYPSIRKIYQEFTNEDAVKVKDFERVTNHDVKSVEYFIKEKFDQLGIKEQKEFVHFGLTSQDVNNTAIPLSLKNANVEVVLPMLEEIVGMIDALAAEWADFPILALTHGQPASPSRLGKEFKVFSYRATKQLDALKQIPYSAKFGGATGNFNAHHVAYPEIKWVDFGNDFVNNVLGLDRSQFTTQIENYDNLAALFDAFKRVNTILIDMSRDIWQYVSMRYFKQKINKNEVGSSAMPHKVNPIDFENAEGNLGIANALLEHLSAKLPISRLQRDLTDSTVLRNIGVPLGHILIALQSLKKGLNKLELNDAQLKADLEDNWAVVAEAIQTVLRREGIPNPYEMLKDLTRKNEKITESSIQVFIEGLAVSDEIKAELKVITPYNYTGL, encoded by the coding sequence ATGGAACTAAACGAACTCACAGCAGTATCACCAATTGATGGTAGGTACAGAAGTAAAACTTCATCATTATCTAACTATTTTTCAGAATTTGCTCTGATCAGATATCGTGTTTGGGTTGAAATCGAATACTTTATCGCTTTATGTGAGTCTCCACTCCCTCAACTAAAAGACTTTGATAAGTCGCTTTATCCATCTATCCGTAAAATTTATCAAGAATTTACAAACGAAGATGCTGTTAAAGTAAAAGACTTTGAACGCGTCACTAACCATGATGTAAAGTCTGTTGAGTATTTTATTAAAGAAAAATTTGATCAATTAGGAATTAAAGAACAAAAAGAATTTGTTCACTTTGGTCTTACATCTCAAGATGTAAACAACACTGCAATTCCTTTATCTCTAAAAAATGCAAATGTTGAAGTAGTTCTTCCAATGTTAGAAGAAATTGTTGGAATGATTGATGCTTTAGCTGCTGAATGGGCTGATTTCCCAATCTTAGCGTTAACACACGGTCAACCTGCTTCTCCTTCTAGATTAGGAAAAGAATTCAAAGTTTTTAGCTACAGAGCTACAAAACAATTGGATGCATTAAAACAAATTCCTTATTCTGCAAAATTTGGTGGTGCTACAGGTAACTTTAACGCACATCACGTTGCTTACCCTGAAATTAAATGGGTAGATTTCGGTAACGATTTTGTAAATAATGTATTAGGATTAGATCGTTCTCAATTTACTACTCAAATTGAAAACTATGATAACCTTGCCGCATTGTTTGATGCTTTTAAGAGAGTAAATACTATTTTGATTGATATGTCAAGAGATATCTGGCAATATGTATCAATGCGTTATTTTAAGCAAAAAATTAATAAGAATGAAGTTGGCTCATCTGCTATGCCTCATAAAGTAAATCCTATTGATTTTGAAAATGCTGAAGGTAACTTGGGTATTGCTAATGCTTTATTAGAACATTTATCTGCTAAATTACCGATCTCAAGATTACAGAGAGACTTAACTGATTCTACTGTATTAAGAAATATCGGTGTTCCTTTAGGACATATTTTAATTGCTCTACAGTCATTGAAAAAAGGTTTAAATAAACTTGAATTGAATGATGCTCAATTGAAAGCTGACTTAGAAGATAACTGGGCAGTAGTTGCAGAAGCAATTCAAACAGTTTTAAGAAGAGAAGGTATTCCTAATCCATATGAAATGCTAAAAGATCTTACTCGTAAAAATGAAAAAATTACAGAGTCAAGTATCCAAGTGTTTATTGAGGGTTTAGCTGTTTCTGATGAAATCAAAGCCGAATTGAAAGTCATTACTCCTTATAATTACACTGGTTTATAA
- a CDS encoding SCO family protein: MNKPNLKKWVFLFTLIGIPLVIFFFLKNFGTNEYQLDKPEELQVYSLKSVNCEPNEIDGVHRIPEFNFLNQDSIQFSNQDLKGKIYVADFFFTSCPDICKAMTSSLLRVQERFKNEDRLRLVSFSIDPKYDTPSVLSNYVEKHKINTKQWNLLTGDQETIMNLGQCGFYITAKEEALGQDTSLSHSDKLILVDTENRIRGFYSGTDQEDVKRLLTEISLLLKE, from the coding sequence ATGAACAAACCTAATCTTAAAAAATGGGTATTCTTATTTACTCTAATTGGAATACCTTTAGTAATTTTTTTCTTCCTTAAAAACTTTGGAACGAATGAATATCAACTTGATAAACCTGAAGAACTTCAAGTGTATAGTTTAAAGTCTGTAAACTGTGAACCTAACGAAATAGATGGTGTACATAGAATTCCAGAGTTTAACTTTTTAAATCAAGATAGTATTCAATTTTCGAATCAAGATTTAAAAGGAAAAATATACGTAGCAGATTTCTTTTTCACTTCTTGTCCTGATATATGTAAGGCAATGACATCTTCATTATTAAGAGTACAAGAAAGATTTAAAAATGAAGACAGGTTAAGATTGGTTTCTTTTAGTATAGACCCCAAATATGATACTCCTAGTGTATTAAGTAATTATGTTGAGAAACATAAAATAAATACTAAGCAGTGGAATTTGCTAACTGGAGATCAAGAAACTATTATGAATTTAGGCCAATGTGGCTTCTATATAACAGCAAAAGAAGAAGCATTGGGTCAGGATACTTCTCTATCACATAGTGATAAATTAATCCTTGTAGATACAGAAAATAGAATTAGAGGGTTTTATAGCGGTACAGATCAAGAAGATGTTAAACGCCTTCTTACAGAAATTTCTCTTTTATTAAAAGAATAA
- a CDS encoding cytochrome C oxidase subunit IV family protein, translating into MAHHDATLSPEEIKKAKMKTVIKVTAILAAVTIIEFIFAFAWPDGSSRFILNILFVGMTLLKAGYIIMEFMHLGHEVGPLKFVVLFPMLFLVWLLVALFQEGGAILDAIQNW; encoded by the coding sequence ATGGCACATCACGATGCAACACTTTCTCCAGAGGAGATTAAGAAAGCAAAAATGAAAACTGTGATTAAGGTTACAGCGATCTTAGCAGCAGTTACGATTATAGAATTTATCTTCGCCTTTGCATGGCCTGACGGTTCAAGTCGTTTTATTCTGAACATATTATTTGTTGGAATGACTTTACTTAAAGCTGGGTATATTATCATGGAATTTATGCACTTAGGCCATGAGGTCGGTCCATTAAAATTTGTGGTTTTATTCCCTATGTTATTTTTGGTTTGGCTACTTGTAGCTTTATTCCAAGAGGGTGGAGCAATACTTGATGCAATTCAGAATTGGTAG